The following proteins come from a genomic window of Methanosarcina sp. MTP4:
- a CDS encoding FAD-binding protein, with translation MGGEETESGYSIHTHDVIIIGAGLTGLRAAIETVDSGLDTAVISKVHPLRSHSVAAQGGMNAALGNAQAGDSWEDHAFDTVKGSDYLADQDAVELMCKNSPGAVIELEHFGTVFSRLEDGRIAQRPFGGGMFPRTCYAADRTGHNILHTLYEQLMGRELEQSKGSQGSEESKGSKSSVKSKRSGRITFYEEFFVTSLVKTGGRCVGCTSINLADRTLHGFSCRALLLATGGFGRLFTRSTNALINTGDGASLALRAGVPLKDMEFVQFHPTTLFGTNILITEGARGEGGYLLNNKNERFMKAYVPKSMELAPRDIVARSIQQEIDEGRGFDNKYVLLDLRHLGKDKILERLPGIRLISMDFAGVDPIEEPVPVQPGQHYSMGGIAVGNDLATELPGLYAAGECSCVSVHGANRLGGNSLLETVVFGKLAGQGIGKSLSSSGFGARPAEADRKEDRKADEKAVLKKLSEEDGRVKALLARDSGVKMAGLRDELKKLMFESFGVFREGKKMEEGLEKLLELKSHYPEVYIDNKSAIFNQALIYALELRGLFDIAEAVARGAIARKESRGSHARTDYPDRDDEKFLAHTIYRLEVPGSERKIEGKPERKPEEKVGKPEEKPVLEYLTVRLGKFPVKERVY, from the coding sequence TTGGGGGGAGAAGAAACAGAATCAGGATATTCTATCCACACCCATGACGTCATCATTATCGGGGCCGGGCTGACAGGGCTTCGGGCAGCCATCGAAACGGTGGACTCCGGGCTTGATACTGCGGTAATTTCCAAGGTACACCCGCTCCGCTCGCACTCGGTGGCAGCCCAGGGCGGGATGAACGCAGCACTCGGGAACGCGCAGGCCGGGGATTCCTGGGAAGACCACGCCTTCGACACCGTCAAGGGTTCGGATTACCTTGCCGACCAGGACGCCGTGGAACTAATGTGCAAAAATTCGCCCGGTGCCGTTATAGAGCTTGAACACTTCGGGACCGTTTTTTCGAGGCTGGAAGACGGGAGGATTGCCCAGCGCCCCTTCGGAGGAGGGATGTTCCCGAGGACCTGCTACGCAGCCGACCGGACCGGGCACAACATCCTGCATACCCTTTATGAGCAGCTCATGGGCAGGGAACTGGAGCAAAGTAAAGGAAGTCAAGGAAGTGAAGAAAGTAAGGGAAGTAAAAGCAGCGTAAAAAGCAAAAGAAGTGGAAGGATCACTTTTTACGAAGAATTTTTCGTAACTTCCCTGGTAAAAACCGGGGGACGCTGTGTGGGCTGTACCTCTATAAACCTTGCCGACCGGACCCTGCACGGCTTTTCCTGCCGGGCTCTGCTCCTTGCAACCGGAGGTTTCGGGCGGCTCTTTACCCGTTCCACAAACGCCCTGATCAATACCGGGGACGGGGCTTCCCTGGCGCTGCGGGCAGGGGTCCCCTTAAAGGACATGGAATTCGTGCAGTTCCACCCGACCACCCTTTTCGGGACCAACATCCTGATCACCGAAGGAGCTCGGGGGGAAGGCGGGTACCTCCTGAACAATAAAAATGAGCGTTTCATGAAAGCTTATGTCCCGAAGTCCATGGAACTGGCTCCAAGGGACATCGTAGCCCGTTCGATCCAGCAGGAAATCGATGAAGGCAGGGGTTTTGACAATAAGTACGTCCTGCTCGACCTCCGGCACCTGGGAAAAGATAAGATCCTGGAACGTCTCCCCGGCATCCGCCTGATAAGCATGGACTTTGCAGGCGTGGATCCGATAGAAGAGCCCGTTCCCGTGCAGCCCGGGCAGCACTATTCCATGGGGGGAATAGCTGTCGGAAACGACCTTGCAACTGAGCTTCCCGGGCTCTACGCGGCAGGGGAATGTTCCTGCGTAAGTGTGCACGGGGCAAACCGGCTCGGAGGCAATTCCCTGCTCGAAACCGTGGTCTTTGGAAAACTTGCCGGACAGGGGATAGGGAAATCCCTCTCCTCTTCAGGGTTCGGAGCCCGGCCGGCAGAAGCGGATAGAAAAGAGGATAGAAAAGCGGATGAAAAAGCAGTCCTGAAAAAGCTCTCCGAAGAAGATGGAAGAGTAAAAGCCCTGCTTGCCAGGGACTCGGGCGTGAAAATGGCCGGGCTCCGGGACGAGCTGAAGAAGCTTATGTTCGAGTCTTTCGGGGTATTCCGGGAAGGAAAGAAGATGGAAGAGGGGCTGGAAAAGCTCCTGGAACTCAAAAGCCACTACCCTGAGGTCTACATTGACAACAAATCCGCTATTTTCAACCAGGCTCTTATCTACGCCCTGGAATTAAGGGGCCTCTTCGACATTGCAGAAGCCGTTGCAAGGGGCGCAATAGCCCGGAAAGAGAGCCGGGGTTCCCATGCCCGGACCGATTACCCTGACCGAGACGATGAAAAATTCCTTGCCCATACGATTTACCGCCTGGAAGTTCCGGGGTCTGAAAGAAAGATTGAGGGGAAACCCGAAAGAAAGCCTGAAGAGAAGGTTGGAAAGCCAGAAGAAAAACCGGTACTTGAGTACCTGACTGTCAGGCTCGGAAAATTCCCGGTAAAGGAGCGTGTGTACTGA
- a CDS encoding acetolactate synthase large subunit — MKASDLFVAQLEEEGVEYIFGLPGEENLDFLESLRKSKIKIIITRHEQAAAFMAAAYGRLTGKAGVCFSTLGPGATNLVTGVAQAQLIGAPFISISGQKALFDNWQARFQLVDVVRMMEPLCKKAVSIADPGTIPTVIRNAFKHAEAERPGAVHIELPEDVAEKETDAVVQRKAKIEIPYPEPAAIEKAATMICEAKKPLIIVSSGANRTSITDELEDFARKTGIYLVHTQMGKGVVPDDCPCSLFATGIHAHDYVNCGIDEADLIITVGYDIVEYPPYLWNRMLDKKIINIDFVESLPDRYFNPDLEVIGDIAASIREIAARIPGKREFPIFAATRAFIEGKINAYEGKSYPPLPHSVVQSVREVLGRKDIISLDNGIYKLWFSRLYKTYAPNTVLLDNALATMGAGLPAGIAAKMVNPDKRVLAICGDGGFMMNCQELETAIRYKIPVVVLVLNDNAFGFIKWKQKKMHFEDFALDYGNPDFARFAESFGATGFWVEEGDDLAEVLEKAFSLNKVVVVECPIDYSVNYETFSIELGNLVCEL; from the coding sequence ATGAAAGCTTCAGATCTTTTCGTGGCCCAGCTTGAAGAAGAAGGGGTCGAGTACATTTTCGGGCTTCCGGGGGAGGAAAACCTGGACTTCCTTGAATCGCTCAGGAAATCGAAGATCAAAATTATCATAACAAGGCACGAACAGGCAGCGGCTTTCATGGCTGCGGCTTACGGGCGGCTGACCGGGAAGGCGGGGGTCTGTTTTTCAACGCTCGGGCCGGGAGCAACCAACCTCGTAACAGGCGTTGCCCAGGCACAGCTTATCGGTGCTCCTTTCATCTCGATTTCGGGGCAAAAAGCCCTTTTCGATAACTGGCAGGCCCGCTTCCAGCTTGTGGACGTGGTCCGGATGATGGAGCCGCTCTGCAAAAAGGCGGTTTCCATAGCCGATCCCGGGACTATCCCCACCGTGATCAGGAACGCTTTCAAGCACGCGGAAGCCGAGCGGCCCGGGGCGGTCCATATAGAGCTTCCCGAGGACGTGGCAGAGAAGGAGACCGATGCCGTGGTCCAGAGGAAGGCTAAAATCGAAATCCCGTACCCTGAACCTGCTGCCATTGAAAAGGCTGCAACCATGATCTGTGAGGCAAAAAAACCCCTGATCATCGTCTCTTCCGGGGCAAACAGAACATCCATTACCGACGAGCTTGAGGACTTTGCCAGGAAGACCGGGATCTACCTGGTGCATACCCAGATGGGAAAAGGCGTTGTCCCTGACGACTGCCCCTGCAGCCTCTTTGCCACGGGGATCCATGCCCACGACTACGTAAACTGCGGGATTGACGAGGCAGACCTGATCATAACCGTAGGATACGACATAGTTGAATATCCCCCTTACCTCTGGAACAGGATGCTGGACAAAAAAATCATCAACATTGATTTTGTTGAGTCCTTGCCTGACAGGTACTTTAACCCCGACCTGGAAGTCATAGGGGACATTGCAGCCTCGATCCGGGAAATAGCTGCAAGGATCCCCGGGAAACGGGAGTTTCCCATCTTTGCAGCAACAAGGGCTTTCATCGAGGGGAAAATCAATGCATATGAAGGGAAAAGTTATCCTCCCCTTCCCCATTCGGTTGTCCAAAGCGTCCGGGAAGTGCTCGGCAGGAAAGACATCATCAGCCTGGACAACGGGATATACAAGCTCTGGTTCTCCCGCCTCTACAAGACCTATGCCCCGAATACTGTCCTCCTGGACAACGCCCTGGCGACTATGGGAGCCGGGCTCCCTGCAGGGATTGCCGCAAAAATGGTCAACCCTGATAAGCGGGTGCTTGCCATCTGCGGGGACGGGGGCTTCATGATGAACTGCCAGGAACTCGAAACCGCAATCCGCTATAAGATCCCGGTCGTCGTCCTCGTCCTGAACGACAACGCCTTTGGCTTCATCAAGTGGAAGCAGAAGAAAATGCATTTTGAGGACTTCGCCCTTGACTACGGGAACCCTGACTTTGCCCGCTTTGCCGAAAGTTTCGGGGCTACAGGTTTCTGGGTGGAAGAAGGAGACGACCTTGCCGAAGTCCTGGAAAAAGCCTTTTCCCTCAACAAAGTGGTGGTCGTCGAGTGCCCTATCGATTATTCCGTAAACTACGAGACCTTTTCGATAGAACTCGGGAACCTGGTCTGTGAACTTTGA